The following is a genomic window from Candidatus Hydrogenedentota bacterium.
TCCTCATGGTGTCACAGGCCATGAGCGTGTTTGTAGCGCCGCCCGGAAAAGAAATGAAAAGGTTGAATCCCAACTTTTGGAGGACGCGTGTGATGGCATCGTTGAAAATGGTCAAGACTCCCGGTTTTCGTTTCGTGCCGGTTTTTGGGATTCTATTGGCCCTTCTTTTGGGCGCGCCGCAGGCCGTGGCCGCCATACCAAACGCGCCATCCGAACCCGGTGTGACGGGTGTCACCACCACAGGGGCCACTCTGCAATGGAAAGACAATGCAAACGACGAACAGGCATTTGTCCTCCAATTCGTCCTTGGGAGTCTTCCCCTTTCGGAGTTTACTCTTCCATTTAACAAACCTGAGCCAGCACCCACTGTTGTGTCGTTCCCCACTCCTGACGGCACATTGACTCCAAACATCAGAATAGCATTTTCTGTTGCCGCAACCAATGCTGACGGTCAAAGCGCGTTTTCCCCGGAGTATGTATTCTGGACCTTGGCGGAGACGCCCCCCGCACCCGTGGTGGGTCTCGCCACGCCCACCACACTGAACGTCACCGTGGTGCCCGCCGCGGAAAATCCCGACGCCACGGAATACGCAATACGCTGCACGTCCTCCAGCCAGTGGGTTCAGGCGGACGGGACACTTGGCGCCGCAGCCGTCTGGCAGACCGCCGCAGTCTGGGACACCATTCAGGTGACAGGCCTCACCACGAGCACCCCGTACACGTTTGCCGTGCGCGCCCGCAACGGCGGGGGCGTCGAGACGGCCAACGGTCCGACAGCCACCGGAACCCCCCTGCCCGCCCCCGATGCGCCGACCAATCTGACGGTGACAGATGTCGGCGCTGATAGTGTTTCCCTTGAGTGGGATGACAATTCCGACGATGAGTCGGGGTTCAGGCTTTATGCGGGTCTCGGTGTGGACCCGCCCGCCACCGCCGCAGGCGATCTGCCGGCGGACACCGTGACGGTCACGCTGCCTTTGGGGGCGAACCTGCATTTAAGCCTTAACATTGCCGCGTTCAATGACAACGGGGAAAGCAACCGGTCCAACACGGTCACATTCTGGACCCTGGCCGAGGTTCCTTCCGCGCCGGTGGTGGACGGCGCGACGAACAATTCCCTGAATGTCGCAATCGGCCCCAGGGGGTCCAATCCGGACGAGACGGAGTACGCCATCCAGTGCACGACCACGGGTGACTGGGTGCAGGCGGACGGTTCGCTGGGCGCCGCGCAGGTTTGGCAGACGGCGATGGTCTGGGACACCGTCACCGTGACCGGTCTCACACCGGACACAACCTATGTCTTCGCCGTAACGGCGCGCAACGGCGAGGGGACCGAGACGGCGCAGGGACCGACTGCGGGCGGGGCCACCCTGGTTCCGGTGACCGTGCCGGACGTGGTCAATGAGGAGCAGGGCGCCGCCGAGAGCATCATCACGGACGCAGGGCTTGTGCCGAGCGTGACTTTCCAGTACAGCATGACTGTGGACGCGGGAAAAGTCATTTCCACCAGCCCTGTGGCCGGGACCGAGGTCGGCCTTGGTTCCACAGTGATTCTTTATGTTTCCGAAGGACCAAACCCGAACGCCCGGCAGGTCCCTGACGTGGTTGGGAAGAGTCAGGCGGAGGCGGAGGCGGATTTGGCGGATGTTGATTTGGTTCCGAACGTGGTTCGCGCCTTCGACCCGGTTGTTCCGGCTGGAGATGTGATTTCCACAGACCCCGTTGCGGGTGAATGGCTTCTGGCGGGCGACTCGGTGACGGTCACTGTTTCGGACGGACCGGAACCCCCGACCACCACGGTGCCCGATGTGGTGGGTTTCACGCAGGGTAATGCGGAGACCGCCCTGCTCGGGGCAAATCTGGTGCCGGCTGTTGAACTTCAATACAGCGACACCGTGCCGGTGGGCGAGGTGATTGCCACCGACCCCTTGGCGGGTGCGACGGTTTATGAAGGGTCAACAGTCACGCTGTTTGTTTCCAAGGGGGCCGACCTGCGCCCTGCGGCGCCCACAAATCTTGCCGTGACGGACTTGAGCACAGACTCGGTAACCTTTGAGTGGACGGACAATTCCTCCGATGAGGACGGGTTTAACTTCTACGCGGGACCGGGTACCCTCGAACCGACGGAATTTTACCCGCTTCCGGCGGATTTAACCTCCCTCACCGCGCCTGTGACCCCGAACATTCAGACCACAGTGCAGGTTTCGGCGTTCAACGCCAATGGGGAGAGTGACAGGTCCAACGCGGTGACTTTCTGGACCCTTGCCGAAACGCCCCCCGCGCCCCAGGTGGGCGGAGCCACGATGACTTCTCTTAATGTGACAGTGGACCCCGGTGAAAACCCGTCGGACACAGAATTCGCCATTTGGAGCGCGACCACCCTGGAATGGGTGCAGGCTGACGGAACGCGTGGTGCGGCGCCGGTCTGGCAGACTGCGGGGGCGTGGGATGTTGTCACTGTGACCGGACTTGACACCGCCACGCTTTACGCCTTTGCTGTTTCCGCGCGGAACGGCGCGGCGGTCGAGACCGCCCTGGGTCCGGAAGGCTCCGGAATGACCCAGTCGTTGGTTGCCGTTCCTGATGTCGTGGGCCAGACCGAGGCCAACGCGGTCGCGGCCATTGAGGGCGTGGGGCTTTTCGCGGACATCGTGCCCGCATACAGCGCCACCGTTGCGGCAGGCCTGGTGATTTCCACCGACCCGGCGGCGGGTGCCGAGGTGGGACAGGGCTCTTTGGTCACAGTCAACGTGTCCCAGGGCCCGGCGCCGGTGGAGGTGCCCGACTTGGTGGGGCAGACACAGGCAACGGCGGTGTCGGTTCTTGGCGCGCTTAATCTGGTGCCCAATGTGGTTCTCCAATACAGTGACATGGTCCCTCTCGGGGTGGTGATTTCCACCAATCCCGGCGCGGGCGTCACAGTGGCTCCGGGCTCCATGGTCATCGTGACCGTCTCCGACGGCCCTGAACCCATACTGGTGCCGGATGTGGTGGGGTTTGCCCAGGGCGCCGCCCAGAGCGCGGTCACCACCGCCGGACTGCTGGCGGAGATTGAGCAGCAGTTCAGCGACGATGTCCCTGCCGGCTTCGTGATAGCCACGGATCCGGTGGCGGGCACTCCGTTGTCGGCGGGCTCCACAGTGGTCCTCTATGTCTCCCAGGGTCCCGCACCGGTGACCGTGCCGGACATGGTGGGCGAGACGCTTGAAACCGCCGAGGCGCTGCTGGCCGGGGTGGGGCTGGTCTCCGATGTGTCCTATGCCTACAGTCTTACGGTGCCGGAGGGCACGGTCATATCCTCCGACCCGTTGGGCGGCACGGAAGTGCAGCCCGGCACGACCGTGGCGCTGGTGGTGTCCCAGGGACCCCCGCCCGCCGTGGTGCCCATTGTGATTGGATTCACCCAGGTGAACGCTGTCTCGGCCATTGAAGACCTGAATCTTGTGGCCGTGGTGGAGTTTGCAAACAGCATCACGGTTCCCGCGGGTCTTGTAATCTCCACGGACCCCGCAGGCGGCGCCGTGGTGCCCGAGGGGACCACGGTCACCATTCTCGTGTCGCTTGGGCCCGCGCTCACCAATGTTCCCGAGGTGGTGGGACTTACCCAGGACGAGGCGGAGGCGGCCGTTCTTGACGTGAATCTCGTGCCGAATGTGGTGTTTGAATACAACGACACCGTCGCGGCTGGTCTCGTAATCTCCACAGACCCGGCGGGCGGCACGGAGGTCTTCGAGGGGGCCACGGTCACGGTCACAGTCTCACTGGGCCGCCTGGCGACGGTTCCGGAGGTGGTGGGGCTGACCCGTGAGGAGGCGGAAACGGCCATCCTCGACGAGGGCCTCGTGCCGGATGTGGTGCTTGAATACAGCGACACGATTGCGGCGGGCGTGGTGATTTCCACGGACCCGGCGGGCGGCACGGACGTGCCCGAGGGCACCACGGTCACGGTCACCGTGTCCTTGGGCAAGAGGACCACGGTGCCGCCGGTGGTGGGTGAGACGCGTGAAAACGCCGAGGCGGCCATCCTCGAAGCGAATCTCGTGGCGGACGTGGTGCTTGAGTACAGCATGACCGTCCCTGCGGGCGTGGTGATTTCCACAGACCCGGCGGGCGGCACGGACGTGCCCGAGGGCACCACGGTCACAGTCACGGTCTCGAACGGCCCGGCCCCGACAACCGTGCCGGACGTGGTCGGCCTGCCCGAGTTCAACGCCGGCTTGGCCCTGGAGGCGGCGGCCCTTGTGGTCGGCAACGTCGTCCACGAATACAATGACACCGTCCCGGTGGGCCAGGTCATCAGCCAGAACCCCGAGGCGGGGCTGGAGGTGCTCTCGGGCTCCGCGGTGGACCTCGTGGTGAGCCGGGGCCCGATTCCGGTGCCGGTGCCCAATGTGGTGGGCGAGTCGCTGGAAAGCGCCGGGGCGATCCTGGCCGATGGCCGCCTGGTGGTTGGCACGGTCACACGGGTGTACAGCCCGACTGTGCCGGAAGACGAGGTCATCAGCCAGAATCCGGCCGCGGACACCGAGGTGCTTCCCGGCACGGCGGTGGACCTTGTGGTGAGCCGCGGCCCGCAGCCGGTGCCCGTGCCCAATGTTGTCGGCCAGACACAGGCGTTCGCCCAGTCCGCCATCACCGACGCCGGCCTTGCCACGGGCGTGGTCTCCCTTGAATACGACGCCACGGTGCCGACTGGCCGGGTCGTCAGCCAGAATCCGGGTGCGGGCACCGAGGTGCTTCCCGGCACGGCGGTGGACTTCGTGGTGAGCCGCGGCCCGCAGCCGGTGCCCGTGCCCAATGTCACCGGACTCACAGAGTCGGCGGCGGGCGCCGCCCTTGTCAATGCGGGCCTGGCACTTGGCACGGTCACGCGGTCGTACAACGCGACCGTGCCCGCCGGGCAGGTCATCAGCCAGAATCCCGCCGCCGGAAGCGAGGCGCTTCCCGGCACGGCGGTGGACATCACCGTGAGCCGCGGCCCGCAGCCGGTGGCCGTGCCCAATGTCACGGGTCTCACCCAGGCGGCGGCCCAGTTGTCCATCACAGGCGCGGGTCTTGCCGTGGGCGATGTGACCCAGGCCCACAGCGCGACTGTTCCCGCAGGCCGGGTCATCAGCCAGAATCCCGCCTCCGGCACCCAGGTGTTGCCCGGCACGGCGGTTGCCCTGGTCATCAGCCGCGGTCCGCAGCCGCCCAAGGTGCCCAATGTGTTGGGCCTCACCCAGACGGCGGCCCAGACGGCCATCACCGCCGCCGGACTCACAGTTGGCGCGGTCAGCCAGGACTACAGCGCGGCCGTGCCCGCCGGACTGGTCATCAGCCAGAACCCGGCCGCGGGCATCGAGGTGGCGCCCGGCTCCATGGTTGACTTTGTGGTGAGCCTTGGGCCGCAGCCGGTGCCCGTGCCCGATCTGTTGAACCTGACGCAGACGGCCGCGCAGGCGGCCCTCGCGAACGCCGGACTGGTCCGGGGTGTCATTACGGAGGGATGCAGCGACGGCGTGGCGGTTGGCCGCATCTTCGGGCAGAATCCCGTTGCGGGTTCGCTGGCGCTTCCGGGCTCCGCCGTGGCGGTTTGGGTTTCCACCGGCCCCTGCACGGTCGTGGTCCCCGATGTGATCGGGGCGCTTCGCGCGGACGCCGTTGACGCCTTGGCCGGGGCCGGCCTTGTGGCGGGCACGGTCACGGAAGTCTACAATGAAATCACCCCCGCCGGCCGGGTCATCAGCCAGGCGCCCGCTTCGGGCGCCCGGGTGGTGCCGGGAACACCGGTCAGCCTGGTGCTGAGCCTTGGTCCGGAGCCCGTTCCGGTGCCGGATGTGGTGGGCATGACGCGGTCCAACGCGGACACCGCACTGGCGGGCGGCCGCATGACCACCGGGACCGTAACCGAGCAGTGCAGCGCCGCGGTTGCCGCCGGCCGGGTCATCAGCCAGACACCCGCCGCCGGGGCCCTGGCGGTTCCCGGCACCGGGGTCGCGCTGGTGCTTTCCACCGGCCCCTGCCAGGTGGTGGTGCCGAATGTGACGGGCCTCAACCTGATTCAGGCGTTGAACGCCCTTACCGGCGCCGAACTGGTGTCCGGAACGGTGGCCGAGGAGTTTAACGAGACGGTCCCGCTGGGCCGGGTCATCAGCCAGTCCCCCGCAGCCGGGGTGACCGTGGTGGCGGGCTCCGCCGTGGACATCGTCATCTCCAAGGGGCCGGCCCCGCTGACTCCGGAAGAAGCCAAAGAACTGCTGGGCGACCTCTTTGACGAGGCCGACACCAACGGCGACGGGCGCCTGAGCTTCGCCGAGGCGCAGGCGGTCCTGGCCGCGCTGACCCTGGATGTGTTCACGGAGCTTGACACCAACGGCGACGGCTCGCTGGACCGCGAGGAACTCGGGCTTCCGGACATTGACGACGGGTGCTTCAACTGCAACAACGGCTGCAACAAGGGCGGCTATACCCCCGAACGGCTCAAGAAGCGCCTGGGCGACCTGTTCCTCACCGGACTGGCCCTCAGCGCCCTGGCCCTGCTCGGAAGGAGCCGGCTCGGCTGATCTGTTCATTTGAACATTGACTAAACCGACGCCCCCGCGTTGTGATGACGCGGGGGTGTCGTGTTATTGTCGGGGCGTAAAAGAAAAAACAACCGGACAAGAGGCCGCGCGTGTGTTTTCACGCACCCGCAGACCTCTTGCCCGCGCCCCGCGCGGGGGGATAATGGCGGATTGACTTGTCAGCGCGCGGGACATGCGGGGAGGCATGCTCTCCTGCAGGGGCAAGGCTCAGTGCCTGTCCCCGCCGTGGGCTTTCCAGGCGTGGGCGGCCTCCTCGCCGTGGGCGGCGCCCCCGCCGCGCGGGTCCACATAGCGCGGCAGATCCCTCGACTGGATGTCGCTGAGGCCCGGGGCCTGTGTCTTGGACCGGGCGAATGCGGCCAGCATCCTGAACCAGACATCCCTGATACTCATGGCCAAACCCTCCTTCGGTTGTCCATGCGGCTTCCGCACAGAAATTGTACCACCAAAAACCGGGCCACGGCCGGGCATGCCGCCGTTTTCTTGCATGGGCGCGCCCGAGCCATTACCATGCGCGGCATGAACCAGCAGTTCTTTGAGAGGTCCCAAACCCCCGGTTTCGCCTGCTTCCCCGGCAGGCGGGAGGCAGTCATTTTTTCTGATCCCCTGGAACTCCTGGAGGCTCGTGCCGTGGACGGGGTGCGCCCGCTGCTCGACGCGGTGGACGCCGCCACCCGGCGCGGCCTGCATGCGGCGGGCTATGTCGCCTATGAGGCCGCCCCCGCCTTTGACCCGGCCCTGGCGGCGCACCCCCGGCTGGAGGGTCTTCCCCTGGCCTGCTTTTTCCTGTACCGGGAACCATTGCGCGTGCCCATGGCGGAACTGTCACCCCCAGCGGGCGCCGGGTGGGCCTTCGGCCCCTGGCAGCCGGGATGTTCCCGGGAGGCGTATGACGAGGCGCTGGAGCGCGTCCGCACGTGGATTGCCGCAGGCGACACCTACCAAATCAACCTCACCTTCCCCATGGGAGCCCGTTTTGAGGGCGCCCCTTTTGCGGCGTTTCTGGACCTCCACCGCGGCCAGCGCAGCGGGGAATGCGCCTTTTTGAACTGCGGCGGGCGCAGCATTCTCTCCCTGTCGCCGGAGCTCTTTTTCCGGCTGGACGGCGGCCTGCTGGAAACCCGGCCCATGAAGGGCACCATCGCGCGGGGCCGCTGGCCGGAGGAGGACCGCGAGCAGGCGCAAAGGCTCATTGAAAGCCCGAAGGAGCGCGCCGAGAACGTCATGATTGTGGACCTCCTGCGGAACGACATGGGCCGGATCAGCGACACGGGCAGTGTCGCGGTCTCCTCCCTCTTCGACACGGAGCGGTACCGGACCCTCTGGCAGATGACCTCCACCGTGCGCGCGCGCACGGGCGCGTCCCTGGGGGAGATTTTCGGCGCCCTGTTCCCCTCCGGCTCCGTGACGGGCGCGCCCAAGGTGCGGGCCATGCAAATCATCCGCGAACTGGAGCCGGAACCGCGCGGGGTGTACTGCGGCGCCGTCGGCCGGGCCGGACCCGGCGGAAAGGCGCGGTTCAATGTGGCCATCCGCACCATTCTGCTGGATGCGGCCGCGGGCGAGGCGCGGTATTCCGTGGGCAGCGGCGTCACCTGGGACTCGCGCGCGGGGAGTGAACACGCGGAATGCCTGCTGAAGGCGGAGGTGCTGCGCGGCCCCGCCGAGCCGTTCCACCTGCTGGAAACCCTCCTCTGGGACGGGCGCGCGTTTCCCATGGAGCGGGAGCATCTGGAGCGCATGGCCGCCAGCGCGGATTACTTTGACTATCCCTTTGACGCCCTCGCCGCCCGGAAGGCGCTGATGGACGCGGCCGCGCCATGGGCGGGGAACTCCGCCAAAGTGCGCCTGCTGCTGGGGGAGGACGGGTTTTTTTCCGCCGAAGGCGGACCGGTTCCGGAGGCCGGGGAGTTTCTGCTGGCCCTTGCGGACACGCCCGTCCAAGACACGGAGGTCTTCCTCTTCCACAAGACCACCCGGCGGGCGGTCTACGAGAATGCCCGCGCCGCGCATCCGGAGGCCGGTGACGTGCTGCTGTGGAACACGCGCGGGGAGCTCACGGAGTCCTGCATCGCCAACGCTGCGTTTTTGCTGGGGGGGCGGTGGCTCACCCCGCCCGTCCCCTGCGGCCTGCTGCCGGGCGTGATGCGCCGCCGTTTGCTGGAAAGCGGGAGAATAAGCGAAGGCGTGGTGCGTGTCTCCGATTTGCCGGACGTTCGGGGGATTGCGCTGTTCAACGCCGTGCGCGGATGGATGCCGGCGCGGCTCATGCCGTGAACACGGCCCCGCGGACATGGTATGATTGCCCCCGGCGCACAGGCAGTGAAAGGCGGTCATGGCGGCAGGCGACCACATCAAGGTGAGGCGGGCCGGCGGGCTTTACACCCACCACGGCATTGACATGGGCGACGGCACGGTCGTCCATTTCTCCGGCGAGCCCCTGCGGATGAAAGACGCCGTGGTGTGCCGCATTGAGATGGCCGACTTTCTGCAGGGCGGGCAGGCCCGCGTGGTGGACCACGGCGGCGCCGCCCTTGCGGCGGAGGCGGTGATGAAAAACGCCGAGGCCATGCTCGGAATGAGGGACTACCACCCGATATTCAACAACTGTGAGCATTTTGCAAGTTACTGCAAAACGGGGCTCAGGGAAAGCCGGCAGGTGCGGCGGGCCGCGAAGGCCGCCGCCGCCGTCGCCGTGACGGCGCTGGTAATGGGCGCCCAGTTCGCGGCGGCGGGCGCCGCAAAACGCGCGCACACTGGAAAGGACCGGAAAAAGAATGCTTGAGAGGCTGAACCGACACGAGCAGCGCTGCCTGATGGAACTGCTGGTCTACCTGACCAGGGCCGATCACACGGTCATGGAGGCCAAGCGGGAAATGCTGCGCGAGTATTCGGA
Proteins encoded in this region:
- a CDS encoding PASTA domain-containing protein; its protein translation is MAETPPAPVVGLATPTTLNVTVVPAAENPDATEYAIRCTSSSQWVQADGTLGAAAVWQTAAVWDTIQVTGLTTSTPYTFAVRARNGGGVETANGPTATGTPLPAPDAPTNLTVTDVGADSVSLEWDDNSDDESGFRLYAGLGVDPPATAAGDLPADTVTVTLPLGANLHLSLNIAAFNDNGESNRSNTVTFWTLAEVPSAPVVDGATNNSLNVAIGPRGSNPDETEYAIQCTTTGDWVQADGSLGAAQVWQTAMVWDTVTVTGLTPDTTYVFAVTARNGEGTETAQGPTAGGATLVPVTVPDVVNEEQGAAESIITDAGLVPSVTFQYSMTVDAGKVISTSPVAGTEVGLGSTVILYVSEGPNPNARQVPDVVGKSQAEAEADLADVDLVPNVVRAFDPVVPAGDVISTDPVAGEWLLAGDSVTVTVSDGPEPPTTTVPDVVGFTQGNAETALLGANLVPAVELQYSDTVPVGEVIATDPLAGATVYEGSTVTLFVSKGADLRPAAPTNLAVTDLSTDSVTFEWTDNSSDEDGFNFYAGPGTLEPTEFYPLPADLTSLTAPVTPNIQTTVQVSAFNANGESDRSNAVTFWTLAETPPAPQVGGATMTSLNVTVDPGENPSDTEFAIWSATTLEWVQADGTRGAAPVWQTAGAWDVVTVTGLDTATLYAFAVSARNGAAVETALGPEGSGMTQSLVAVPDVVGQTEANAVAAIEGVGLFADIVPAYSATVAAGLVISTDPAAGAEVGQGSLVTVNVSQGPAPVEVPDLVGQTQATAVSVLGALNLVPNVVLQYSDMVPLGVVISTNPGAGVTVAPGSMVIVTVSDGPEPILVPDVVGFAQGAAQSAVTTAGLLAEIEQQFSDDVPAGFVIATDPVAGTPLSAGSTVVLYVSQGPAPVTVPDMVGETLETAEALLAGVGLVSDVSYAYSLTVPEGTVISSDPLGGTEVQPGTTVALVVSQGPPPAVVPIVIGFTQVNAVSAIEDLNLVAVVEFANSITVPAGLVISTDPAGGAVVPEGTTVTILVSLGPALTNVPEVVGLTQDEAEAAVLDVNLVPNVVFEYNDTVAAGLVISTDPAGGTEVFEGATVTVTVSLGRLATVPEVVGLTREEAETAILDEGLVPDVVLEYSDTIAAGVVISTDPAGGTDVPEGTTVTVTVSLGKRTTVPPVVGETRENAEAAILEANLVADVVLEYSMTVPAGVVISTDPAGGTDVPEGTTVTVTVSNGPAPTTVPDVVGLPEFNAGLALEAAALVVGNVVHEYNDTVPVGQVISQNPEAGLEVLSGSAVDLVVSRGPIPVPVPNVVGESLESAGAILADGRLVVGTVTRVYSPTVPEDEVISQNPAADTEVLPGTAVDLVVSRGPQPVPVPNVVGQTQAFAQSAITDAGLATGVVSLEYDATVPTGRVVSQNPGAGTEVLPGTAVDFVVSRGPQPVPVPNVTGLTESAAGAALVNAGLALGTVTRSYNATVPAGQVISQNPAAGSEALPGTAVDITVSRGPQPVAVPNVTGLTQAAAQLSITGAGLAVGDVTQAHSATVPAGRVISQNPASGTQVLPGTAVALVISRGPQPPKVPNVLGLTQTAAQTAITAAGLTVGAVSQDYSAAVPAGLVISQNPAAGIEVAPGSMVDFVVSLGPQPVPVPDLLNLTQTAAQAALANAGLVRGVITEGCSDGVAVGRIFGQNPVAGSLALPGSAVAVWVSTGPCTVVVPDVIGALRADAVDALAGAGLVAGTVTEVYNEITPAGRVISQAPASGARVVPGTPVSLVLSLGPEPVPVPDVVGMTRSNADTALAGGRMTTGTVTEQCSAAVAAGRVISQTPAAGALAVPGTGVALVLSTGPCQVVVPNVTGLNLIQALNALTGAELVSGTVAEEFNETVPLGRVISQSPAAGVTVVAGSAVDIVISKGPAPLTPEEAKELLGDLFDEADTNGDGRLSFAEAQAVLAALTLDVFTELDTNGDGSLDREELGLPDIDDGCFNCNNGCNKGGYTPERLKKRLGDLFLTGLALSALALLGRSRLG
- the pabB gene encoding aminodeoxychorismate synthase component I; its protein translation is MRGMNQQFFERSQTPGFACFPGRREAVIFSDPLELLEARAVDGVRPLLDAVDAATRRGLHAAGYVAYEAAPAFDPALAAHPRLEGLPLACFFLYREPLRVPMAELSPPAGAGWAFGPWQPGCSREAYDEALERVRTWIAAGDTYQINLTFPMGARFEGAPFAAFLDLHRGQRSGECAFLNCGGRSILSLSPELFFRLDGGLLETRPMKGTIARGRWPEEDREQAQRLIESPKERAENVMIVDLLRNDMGRISDTGSVAVSSLFDTERYRTLWQMTSTVRARTGASLGEIFGALFPSGSVTGAPKVRAMQIIRELEPEPRGVYCGAVGRAGPGGKARFNVAIRTILLDAAAGEARYSVGSGVTWDSRAGSEHAECLLKAEVLRGPAEPFHLLETLLWDGRAFPMEREHLERMAASADYFDYPFDALAARKALMDAAAPWAGNSAKVRLLLGEDGFFSAEGGPVPEAGEFLLALADTPVQDTEVFLFHKTTRRAVYENARAAHPEAGDVLLWNTRGELTESCIANAAFLLGGRWLTPPVPCGLLPGVMRRRLLESGRISEGVVRVSDLPDVRGIALFNAVRGWMPARLMP
- a CDS encoding lecithin retinol acyltransferase family protein, with amino-acid sequence MAAGDHIKVRRAGGLYTHHGIDMGDGTVVHFSGEPLRMKDAVVCRIEMADFLQGGQARVVDHGGAALAAEAVMKNAEAMLGMRDYHPIFNNCEHFASYCKTGLRESRQVRRAAKAAAAVAVTALVMGAQFAAAGAAKRAHTGKDRKKNA